Genomic segment of Danaus plexippus chromosome 5, MEX_DaPlex, whole genome shotgun sequence:
gatatttataagtttttcttGCATTTTTCGATACTCTGAACCCTAAAGATGAATTAAATTCTcttaattaactttatattatgaatatagttGACTGTCGTTGTTGTAGATTGCTGAAAAATGTAAGCATCAGAATGAAAACGATGTCAGAGAGAGAACTCTTGGATGTGTTGAGGGATGTGTCGCCGGACAGCAGTGTTGAAGGATGCCGCGTGAGGAATAttcatatacctatatatatatagttttattaattatattttaatgaaagtaaattttattgatggcTAAGCGTTTATccgtgaccacggttgctgaaaagccgatttatatgtataaggcAGATTGTGACACAGTTTCGTATATTTAGCCGCGTAAATTTGAGTGATGGTTCTAAACCGTCAGGTAGTAAGAGTCGCCTACACCGTGTGTTCCCTTGTGTTTCAGACAGCCGTTCCCCGGGAGCCGAGCTCGTGAGTAGGTTCCGTTCTAGATGTTATTGCGTCCGCATCATTCGGTAACGCTTAATACAAACTTGATGGAAATCGATTTATGTAATTATCGAGTTGTTTTTgggtttcttttttttatatatttactttttgtttagTATATCATATCACGTACATAtgcttcataaaaaaatttgcttcACTCTATTGATTCATATCGATCTGTGACGTCATTCGCGTGTCAATAATcgtctgttattttatattctgtttcAGAGCTAGAGATCCCTTGTGGTGGAGGGAATCCCTCGCGCTGGACGAGAGTTCCATCTCGCTGGTGGGGTTCAGTAAGGGTTGTGTGGTGCTCAACCAGATAATATACGAGTTCCATTACACACAGACGCTCACGCCCGGAGACGAACACATGATGAGGTATAATCGCTTGAGTTCAGACACAACGATACCATATGCCTAGTTGAACACAAATTTTCGCTTGACGACAAACATAGCTAgagtatacatacatatatatatatatatatatatatatatatatatatatatatatattattttattttttcttcatcaaAACTTAAATAGTAGGCAAAATCACTCGATATAGAAATGAATAGATGTTATGTTCTCAAGCGGTGAACTGGCGACTTTGAATCTACCCTCATAGGGGATGAcgtttaatattgatatatattgtcAGGTTGTCGGGTCGCATCTGTGACATGTACTGGTTGGACGGCGGACACGCTGGTGGTAAGAACACCTGGCTGACGGCGCGCTCGCTGCTGGAGACGATCGCCACTAGAGGTACCGCTGCCACCACCAAGTAGGAACGGATATAGTGGTACCGTCATTCGAATAGGAACAGGGATGGAAGCTTCACGTGGCTGAATAATTGTACTCATAATGATTATGAActgttaaaaaacttaaatatttttgtatatcagAATATTCCATAGTATTCTCTATGTATCACTAACAGGCGTAAACGTATTATGTAACAggtgtaaatatttacatccACGTCAGTCCCTACCAGATCAAGGACGAGAGTCGTCCGTGGATCGGCAGAGAGGAGAAGATCTTCAGCAGTCTGCTCAAGAAACTCGGTGCTAAGGTACGCTCTACACTCTAAGAGGCTGGATGAAGGATAGGGTAGTTTGATTTTTCTTCACATAAAAACATTGCAAATCTCCTAATaggttattttttcatttataatgatGGTTGTCTcagtaaatataaagaaatagttAGGTATCTCAGTACATACCACTATCCTTTACGTCTGCTTGCTTGAACAAATTGCGGCTACGTTTCCCAATTGTCTTTGGTTGATTCGGTCTGTATTTGTCTTCAACACGCgggtaaataaattgatagcTTTTTTTTGAGGACGACTTAAATATCCAGGGGAGAGAAATGTAAAAACTAGTGACAAATTGATAGTATGTTATGGATCAGTCGATGAATCTTTTGAACAAATCCGTGTTTAGGTTCACCGTTACACTCACGATCCTCCCGGGCCGCAGTCTCTCCACATGCACTTCTCCGTGCTCGGGAACTTCAAGCAGATCCAGGACTCGAACCCGGGACCCGGCAGCGACTCCGACGATGACACATCCAATTGATGAACTAACATACGTATAGCTATCTAATTACTTGTTTGgcaaaaatgttaaatgtgtTATTCAAAGATAATGTTCaacttgttaaaattatacttttaagaaataaatacatagtataaTTTGTGCATTACTTTTGTTTACTGCTGGCACAATCTATAGTAGCTTTTTGGGCTCATGTAAGCcccatcatcatcatcagcctatcggagcccactgctgagcaaagacctcttctcacatggagaaggttagagcattaatcaccacgcttgctcaagacgggttggcgatttcaatcttataatttgaaattataagaccaggtttcctcacgatgttttccttcaccgtccgtcagtggtgtctaaatactcttagaaagtacatatgactcggaaaagatcacactggtacttgccaggtttcgatgtaagcttactttttttaataatgtgtaAGTTCTTCCTCGCTCCCCGAACTCTGGGTGTAGAGTACAGAGCCGCTTAAGAAGTGTTATAACACATAATATCAAGAATAATATCTTTCTATGCAGAatgttaattcataaattttctttaagctTAACACATGACGAATAtctatactaataaattaatgtgaaGCGTCTgtctataattaattcaaagtaACAGATTTTATGTGAACCACATAGAAGTATACACGATACTAATATCAAAAACATGCGGTTCCTTGGgcaaccaacatccccaaagaccatgccatcaaggtcaacaagtattacgagctcactaagaataggttcgtcgaAGGTTTGTATGCGGTAGAAGTGGCAGCGAGAGGTaaaacagccaaatctctccaACGTGctaagacttgggcctgtccagaactaacatcagttcattcttggaacgtgcgtcgatgGCAGCCCtggtaggttcgtttcaaatttggttaggtagagagaggaccTTGGACAGTGGAAGTGAGCGTTGAACGCGAGTTAGATAGGGGCTCATGGAgactacacctgggtcgcaagtcccaggcactgttggggttcttctccctgcaacgtgaatcctggaatgctgagaggtgtCGTCTCTTGTAACTTTCAtttaggtataaataaaactaatgcaGGCggtaaattcatttattaccATAGAATGACGCAacttaatactaataatataataaatctatctAGACTGGCTCGTCGGTACAACCGCTACTGGTACAACCAAGAGGAATAACTACGTCTAAACTACGGATGCTACAGTATGGAATTACTCGGAAGCTTCAGCTATTaagtaaatcatattaaagatACCTATACTATATATTAGTTGGAATATTCAAACATAATCTGACAGTCGTATGTTCTAAGTGTATTTGTATTGTGTGAAGCCAGCTCGCTTTCGGACTGACATGTTATCGTTTATGCGAAGCCGTTTAAAGTTCTCAAAAGCCAAAACTACCTCCCTTACCTACCTTTAACTGACTAgacgtaaaaaaattacgacaTAACACACTATGCCCAAAATTTTACTCCGAAGCTATGTGACCTTGCttgtatagttataatatgaatacttatgaaaaatatacatgtgaATGGTAAccttaataactataatatagaattatgtACAGGGTTAGCTGATAGCGCTCGATTACCATGAATTGTATAGGAGAAAAGCTCATGTTTTCACACCACAAATTCTATGATGCCGCGGTGGACAGACGGCTGAGAGCATTCGTATGAGGATTATATCaattctgtataaaaaattgtgacGCTTCATCGACGCGGATTCAgcttaaaactatattatataaaaatatttatgaaatatatttacgtccctttagtaaataaatgcaACACATacgagaaatataaataatacgatatagtatatatatcattacagTCGGTCCACGTttgtaatcaattaaaaaaaattcacaaacttcttcacgataaaaaaaaaaatattaaaaagtagcaagaaattatcttttgattattttttattgggtTGATTGAATATATTctcttataaaaatcaatacaagAATCATCCGGTGAGATGAAAAACTCAAAATGTTTTAGGGACGGTCCAATCATTTggtacataattaaattcatgacGTCACCTGACCGCCGCCCTTCCGTAAGAATCCTTTGTTGGCTGGTTTCTTGTTGACATTGGTTTGACTCGCGGCTCTGCCCGGCGTCGTCTTCGGCCTCAGGCTGGGTATCTGCGACACTCGTATGCCGATCGCGGACTTTTGCTTGGTCGCTGTGGACACTGGGCTGAGTTTCGGTTGACCTTCGAACGTGGAACTCCTTATGAGTTTCGGAGTTTCGGCCTTGTCGCTCTCAATCCAAACTCTCTTATCGGCCTTAGCCGGTAATTTCTTCGTCTGCTCGACTTTCTTCCACAGGTTCGCAATTTTGCTTTCCACTTCTTTCGTTTTAGAGGACGCTACAGAATTCACGCTTGAAGTGCTTCCTTGTCGGGAACCGCGTGCCAATACTATAGTTTTGCCGCTGTCGTTGCTCTGTAAGCTGTGGTTGGAAGGCGAGTTTTTCATTATAGGCTCTGAGGCACGTTTTGCTGAATTCTGTTTGGTATTTGGTTTGGCAGTGGAGGTACGGGTTCGATTAAATTGCGGCAACCTCGATGGCGAAGTGTTGGCCAGTGTTTTTGTGGGTGAGGTGGCGGTGCCGGGCCGAGTTCCGACGGACTTTTTACTCGGAACAGGCAGATCTTTTGCGGGTACTGAGCTTTCTTCTTTGGTGAAGGTACCCTGTCTGACTAGAGGTGCGGGTTTGCTGGAAGACGGCGCGTTAGTTGGTTTTTGAGCTAATTTGGATGGGGATTTATTGAGGGCAGTCTTTTTAGGAGAAGTAGTTGGGAGTACTTTAGAAGTCACAGCTGTTTTGGTTGGCGCTTTCACACCTACTGTTTTACTGGTAGTCGGTTTCTGTGTAGGGGCAGACTTTGGAGGGATTTTAACAGCTGCTGGCGTAGCTTGTTTCTTGGGGCTTGGTACGTTTCGTCTGTAAGGTGATACATACAGAGCTTTTTTCCTACCCCTTACGACTTTAGGAGCTTCATGTTCCCTGTCACCTGATTCGTTGGAATCTAAACTTCCATCTCTTCTCTCGGGCTTAATTATTTTCGGTTTCGGCCTCGACGTGGGTGCTTCCGAATCCGACTCCGACAATGCTTTCCCTTCAGAGTGGCTGTCACCTTCGAAGCTGGCAAAGTCACTGCTGCTCGGATTCTGAATTTTATCGCTTTGTAAGTTACGTCGGTAGGAGGCGGTCATTTCTATGTTTTTCAGATTATTAACGACGCACATGTCAACCGACGCCGGACTCTCGATGACGGGCAGATAATTCCTGAAACTTTTAGTGTAAGTTTTCATTTTAGTGGAATTTAATTCGAAGTCGTCCTCATTGTGTCCGCTGTCCACGTCTCTGAACACGTCATCGCTGTGTCGGTCGTCCAGCAGTTGTTGGTGATTCAATTCATTCGAGGACAGGCTGTCGTAACCGGTCGTTGTTTCaacgttttcaaaattagcGTCTTTTGTGACAAACGTTGGAGAGGGCGGTATGTCTTCGCTAAGTGTCCTGGTCCTGAATCTCTCTGCATCTTCGATGCGTTTCTGTTTGAGAGTCTTTTTTGCAGCCAATCGTTGTTTGAGACTCTCGATTTGAGGATTCAGTTGTTCTCTTTCTTGAGAGGAATCTTGAGAAAGCATATTATGTATGTTGACGGTCTGAGTTTGATACCTAGCTCTGTCCTCTTGTCTTCGTTGCTTAGCGCTCAGTCGCCGTTTGGATTTTGATTCCGAGTTGGCGGTTACATATTCGTCTGATTTATCGCTTTCAGATTTCGTCCAAGTTATAAATTCCTCAGATTCTACTTTCAGTACAACATCGTTGCTAGATACGGTGTCCGTGATAGTATAAGTTTGATATCTGTGCTTTGCAGCACTTCGTTTTTCTTTGGGGGTTAAATATTTAGGATCACGTTGTCTTTTTGGTGTTGATTCGACGCTGCTGATATCTGATGGTAAGGGCGTGCAAGTCTCTGAGCCGGACGGTATGTCAGTGATCACGTTC
This window contains:
- the LOC116769048 gene encoding mitochondrial protein C2orf69 homolog is translated as MLPFRLRRVSGYEGRVNDVIFRPAISDAARGAETLVFFGGDVQDYPEAMQAHRDNRHYVKWNLESTARMLGESFVDKHIVVVRPSRIEFKSFSCYDNFVPSNNAGVPDHTPTHHALLHLERLLKNVSIRMKTMSERELLDVLRDVSPDSSVEGCRTAVPREPSSARDPLWWRESLALDESSISLVGFSKGCVVLNQIIYEFHYTQTLTPGDEHMMRLSGRICDMYWLDGGHAGGKNTWLTARSLLETIATRGVNIYIHVSPYQIKDESRPWIGREEKIFSSLLKKLGAKVHRYTHDPPGPQSLHMHFSVLGNFKQIQDSNPGPGSDSDDDTSN